From the genome of Bradyrhizobium elkanii USDA 76, one region includes:
- a CDS encoding cytochrome P450: MGAAERLIDDLSASDEADLFSALAAPMASLSLMAMIGFRRMPWQTLADWSQALIDGAGNYAADAEVERKAMQASADVDAAIDAVLDDHRSHLNPSILSSMVNADPPMPIEGIRANIKVIIGGGLNEPRDAILTLVLGLLENPAQKDGVLAKPELWPAALEEAVRWISPIGMYPRRVTRDVDLSGITLPQDLQIGLCVGAANRDGSRFAEPDRFDVTRPKQSHLAFGAGPHFCAGTWVSRLTVGKIVAPMLFARLRNLRLRAEAPPVVRGWVFRGPVTLPVRWDV, translated from the coding sequence TTGGGCGCCGCAGAAAGGCTGATCGACGACCTCTCGGCAAGCGATGAGGCCGATCTGTTCTCCGCCCTTGCCGCGCCGATGGCCTCGCTCAGCCTGATGGCGATGATCGGGTTTCGCAGGATGCCGTGGCAGACCCTCGCCGACTGGTCGCAGGCGCTGATCGACGGCGCGGGCAATTACGCCGCCGATGCCGAGGTCGAGCGCAAGGCGATGCAGGCGAGCGCCGATGTCGATGCCGCGATCGACGCGGTGCTCGACGATCACCGCAGCCACCTCAATCCCTCGATCCTGTCCTCGATGGTCAATGCCGATCCGCCGATGCCGATCGAGGGCATCCGCGCCAACATCAAGGTGATCATCGGCGGCGGCCTCAACGAGCCGCGCGATGCGATCCTGACGCTTGTGCTCGGCCTGCTGGAAAACCCGGCGCAGAAGGACGGCGTGCTGGCGAAGCCCGAGCTGTGGCCGGCCGCGCTCGAGGAAGCGGTGCGCTGGATCTCGCCGATCGGCATGTATCCGCGCCGCGTCACCCGCGATGTCGATCTTTCCGGCATCACGCTGCCGCAAGACCTTCAGATCGGCCTCTGCGTCGGCGCCGCGAACCGCGACGGCAGCCGCTTCGCCGAGCCCGACCGCTTCGACGTGACGCGGCCCAAGCAATCGCATCTGGCATTCGGCGCCGGACCGCATTTCTGCGCCGGCACCTGGGTGTCACGGCTCACCGTCGGCAAGATCGTGGCGCCGATGCTGTTCGCGCGCTTGCGCAATCTGCGCCTCCGCGCGGAGGCGCCGCCGGTCGTGCGCGGCTGGGTGTTCCGCGGTCCGGTGACGCTGCCGGTGCGATGGGACGTTTAA